Proteins from one Chitinophaga oryzae genomic window:
- a CDS encoding FAD-dependent oxidoreductase — MKIQNKKIAIIGGGPGGLTLARLLQLKGIAVKVYERDIHKDVRLQGGALDLHTDSGLAALTKAGLMDAFKANYRPEAGLIRVVDDQLQIHFDEHQQGKKQTFGDDDHRPEIDRGPLRQILLSSLEPDTVVWNSHLLSMERTEDGWKLVFENGHTATADLVIGADGANSKVRPFVTPVQPYWTGITMLEGSLKDGAKTAPVISELLKGGKMFGYGKAQTLIVSSKGNGSFGFMASFKSSEQWAKESGIDFKDNQQVLAWFKREFSAWSPAWWELFESPDTVFIPRPQYCMPLDQRWEANADITLLGDAAHWMPPFAGEGVNMAMLDALQLSEALTNPAFNDTRQAIAFYEQQMFARFAKIGQATLFNTKWMHQPNALKDMLAMFGKNKPQQAVFFMKYLMQINVIPFIRRMLGWAPVQEVFH, encoded by the coding sequence ATGAAAATTCAAAACAAAAAAATAGCTATTATCGGCGGCGGTCCCGGCGGATTGACCTTAGCACGGCTTTTACAGCTCAAAGGCATAGCGGTGAAAGTTTACGAACGGGATATTCATAAAGATGTCCGGCTGCAGGGCGGCGCGCTGGACCTGCATACCGACTCCGGCCTGGCCGCGCTCACGAAAGCCGGCTTAATGGACGCATTCAAAGCCAACTACCGGCCGGAAGCAGGGCTCATACGTGTAGTGGACGACCAACTGCAGATACATTTCGATGAACACCAGCAAGGCAAAAAGCAAACTTTCGGGGACGATGACCATCGGCCGGAGATCGACCGGGGTCCACTCCGGCAAATCCTCCTGAGCTCGCTGGAGCCCGATACTGTCGTCTGGAACAGCCATCTCCTGTCGATGGAAAGAACAGAGGATGGCTGGAAACTGGTTTTCGAAAACGGTCACACTGCTACCGCAGACCTGGTCATCGGGGCAGATGGCGCCAACTCCAAGGTCAGGCCCTTCGTCACCCCTGTCCAACCTTACTGGACGGGCATCACCATGCTGGAAGGGTCGCTGAAAGACGGCGCTAAAACAGCTCCCGTCATCAGTGAATTATTGAAGGGAGGAAAGATGTTCGGTTACGGGAAAGCACAAACGCTGATCGTCAGTTCCAAAGGCAATGGCAGTTTCGGCTTCATGGCCAGCTTTAAATCTTCCGAACAGTGGGCGAAGGAAAGCGGTATCGACTTCAAAGATAACCAACAGGTGCTCGCCTGGTTCAAAAGGGAATTTTCCGCATGGAGCCCTGCCTGGTGGGAACTCTTTGAAAGCCCGGATACCGTTTTTATTCCGCGGCCGCAATATTGCATGCCGCTGGACCAGCGATGGGAGGCAAACGCCGATATCACCCTGTTGGGAGACGCCGCGCACTGGATGCCCCCTTTTGCCGGCGAAGGGGTGAATATGGCCATGCTGGATGCATTGCAGCTTAGCGAAGCGCTCACCAACCCGGCGTTTAACGATACCAGACAGGCGATCGCCTTTTATGAGCAGCAGATGTTTGCCCGGTTTGCTAAGATAGGCCAGGCTACGCTGTTTAATACCAAATGGATGCATCAACCCAATGCATTAAAGGACATGCTGGCGATGTTTGGCAAAAATAAGCCGCAGCAGGCAGTGTTTTTTATGAAGTACCTCATGCAGATAAATGTGATTCCATTCATCCGGCGGATGCTGGGATGGGCGCCTGTCCAGGAGGTATTTCATTGA
- a CDS encoding helix-turn-helix domain-containing protein — translation MELKSIQPAKSLTDFVESIWMLRNDSPEEKAIIVLPDGRFDIIFSAAAGEDFHATLRGLDTHPEQGVIPGNMTMFAVSFKLLAVEYLLDIKMASVLNEGQRLTDGFWNIGPADLADFESFCAKISETMSGLIKPDIDNRKKELFDLIYTSQGTLTVQELSDRVAWSRRQINRYFNEQFGISLKAYCNIFRFKASLQQIKEGRLFPELNYTDQNHFIKEVKRFSGVVPKELAKNQNGRFILLSELSQQ, via the coding sequence ATGGAACTAAAAAGCATACAACCCGCTAAAAGCCTTACCGATTTTGTTGAAAGCATTTGGATGCTCCGGAATGACTCTCCGGAAGAGAAAGCCATTATTGTACTGCCGGACGGCCGGTTCGATATCATTTTTTCTGCCGCCGCCGGCGAAGATTTCCATGCTACGCTCCGTGGCCTCGACACCCATCCTGAGCAGGGCGTCATTCCGGGTAACATGACCATGTTTGCCGTTAGTTTTAAATTACTCGCCGTCGAATATTTACTCGATATTAAAATGGCCAGCGTATTAAATGAAGGACAGCGGCTTACAGACGGGTTCTGGAACATCGGCCCTGCCGATCTCGCTGACTTCGAAAGTTTTTGCGCCAAAATTTCAGAGACGATGTCCGGTCTGATCAAACCTGATATCGACAATCGTAAAAAAGAACTATTTGACCTGATTTATACCTCCCAGGGCACGCTGACCGTACAGGAGCTGTCGGACCGTGTAGCCTGGAGCAGAAGGCAGATCAACCGGTATTTTAATGAGCAGTTTGGTATTTCTTTAAAAGCGTACTGCAATATTTTCCGCTTTAAGGCCTCCCTGCAACAAATTAAAGAAGGACGGCTTTTCCCGGAATTGAATTATACCGACCAAAACCATTTTATTAAAGAAGTCAAACGGTTTTCGGGCGTGGTCCCGAAAGAGCTGGCTAAAAATCAAAACGGCCGTTTTATACTATTATCTGAGCTATCGCAGCAATAG
- a CDS encoding DUF3857 domain-containing protein — MKKTVCSFILLILFPFGLMAGDYEKAWEAIQKNDFVTAATYLQKTIKSGGPQKNSAIATLILLNNMTGFDRDFTARYFNPLQQLSNPAPYTYALWFFEPVLGSYGLKKGVQLQNLEKVLSDTVNFNGSLNAAASYFMGMHQLVSKRMDLAQPLFNRIGALEKWAFTGPFDNLMGSGFDKDFGPVRKPEGGAFISSNNNSPVNWFEPLYATGQGWSYVGAYFPVSNAVGYAQTFVNAPADMEPLLCLGGTGALKVWVNDKLMISQPEERVTELDWWKTRVRLKKGFNRILVQIGFTKQNIRPNYIVRLTDNDYKAVKGIVCQASPAPYQPDTQKDEPVLVPHFAETYFKKQLAAHPQDPINAVLLSRVYIRNQEWDKAKAALAKFYKTYPKNAFITNYYSDCMSGSNDRTGYAEALESFKTLLPDNYWTLYAKVVKLEEEKSYAEAMEVLDKLVGMQGEQRVTTVKKMQLLAAQGKIDSMVQLLKKAYAAYPEDEELVQTMYQYEASMNNDPAAALKVLETYCNRQYGYSTASFLASVYLNQGKTDAAVNQMKQLIQVAPYELDEYSKLIKYYFASQQYDSAIHYLNIQRQISPYYHLPLGDLGHCYLQKKETDSAIAYFRKALALYAGGFDYREQLRMLENKPQVDKYFPALDYYKEIEKYIQQPHDSTHAYAYIFDEKNVIVYPEGAGEQTFNTAVVVNNKKGIDHWKEISIPYNSVYQTVSIVKAEVIKPGGAKIPAETDENQLVFTKLNEGDVIYYSYKVKSTGSGRLGREYWDKFYFADFMPVNISSYNLLIADTIPLNYEYVNGGNIKPKITQHEKFKLYSWREDNIPPVRNESYMPSINDVGKVLHLSTVKNWDVIAEWYSDVTREQSKEDFEINEAFRELFPAGVSGLDDLAKARKIYEFIEKNISYSSVSFRQGAYVPQKAGKTLLTKLGDCKDLSTLFLAFARKAGLPANLILVSTRRYGQRNMQLPSLDFNHCIISFKANNKTYYQELTDNTLPFNALPGRLVGAQVLNIPYEYKAGEKITTLPLDNFTSNIIRRRMDITLEDNSLSAKSSCAYIGEVAAAMRSTYQHATSEEARDAIQNNVSSSFKKQVVLDSLSFRNLDNLSDTVWLDTYFTVKDEVISVGDFSMIKPTFMDVVATANIFTPLPRQHPFEYADYESIEDYYTDLVVHLPAGKKFEQVPSGTSLRLNDMNYTLDFKKTDDNNLIINRHFKTKSNTTIAPAAFKELETFFNGIIKEEQKYISFK; from the coding sequence ATGAAAAAAACTGTTTGTTCTTTTATTTTGTTAATCCTGTTCCCCTTTGGTTTAATGGCGGGGGACTATGAAAAAGCCTGGGAGGCTATCCAAAAAAATGATTTTGTCACTGCTGCCACTTATCTGCAAAAGACAATCAAATCCGGTGGACCCCAAAAAAACAGCGCCATTGCCACGCTGATATTACTCAACAATATGACCGGGTTCGACCGGGATTTTACCGCACGCTATTTTAATCCGCTTCAACAGCTAAGCAATCCCGCGCCCTACACCTACGCCCTGTGGTTCTTTGAGCCGGTACTGGGTAGCTATGGACTTAAAAAAGGCGTGCAACTGCAGAACCTGGAAAAAGTGTTGTCGGATACTGTGAACTTTAACGGGTCCCTGAATGCCGCCGCCTCCTATTTTATGGGCATGCATCAACTGGTCAGCAAACGGATGGACCTCGCCCAGCCGCTCTTTAACCGTATCGGCGCATTAGAAAAATGGGCTTTTACCGGTCCCTTTGATAATCTCATGGGAAGCGGATTTGATAAGGACTTCGGGCCGGTACGCAAACCGGAGGGCGGCGCCTTTATCAGCAGCAATAATAACAGCCCGGTAAACTGGTTTGAGCCGCTGTATGCAACAGGGCAGGGCTGGAGCTACGTAGGGGCCTATTTCCCGGTGAGCAACGCCGTTGGATATGCGCAGACTTTTGTAAACGCGCCTGCGGATATGGAGCCCCTGTTGTGCCTGGGTGGCACAGGCGCCCTGAAAGTGTGGGTGAATGATAAACTGATGATCAGCCAGCCGGAAGAAAGAGTCACAGAGCTGGACTGGTGGAAAACCAGGGTGCGCCTGAAAAAGGGCTTTAACAGGATACTGGTGCAGATCGGCTTCACAAAACAGAATATCCGGCCCAATTATATTGTACGGCTGACAGATAATGATTACAAAGCGGTGAAAGGGATTGTTTGCCAGGCATCCCCGGCGCCTTATCAGCCGGATACGCAGAAAGATGAGCCGGTACTGGTCCCGCATTTTGCGGAAACCTATTTCAAAAAGCAACTGGCAGCACACCCGCAGGACCCTATTAACGCGGTGTTATTAAGCAGGGTTTATATCCGTAACCAGGAATGGGACAAAGCCAAAGCCGCACTGGCAAAATTTTACAAGACCTACCCCAAAAATGCTTTTATCACGAACTACTACTCGGACTGTATGTCAGGCAGTAACGACAGGACGGGCTATGCGGAAGCATTGGAATCCTTTAAAACACTGTTGCCGGATAATTACTGGACCCTTTATGCTAAAGTTGTCAAGCTGGAAGAGGAAAAGAGTTATGCGGAAGCCATGGAAGTACTGGACAAACTGGTCGGCATGCAGGGAGAGCAACGGGTCACAACCGTAAAGAAAATGCAGCTGTTAGCCGCGCAGGGGAAGATCGACAGCATGGTGCAGTTGCTGAAAAAAGCGTATGCTGCCTATCCTGAAGACGAGGAGCTGGTGCAGACAATGTACCAGTATGAAGCCAGCATGAACAACGATCCTGCTGCGGCACTCAAAGTGCTGGAAACGTATTGCAACCGGCAGTACGGCTATAGCACAGCATCATTCCTGGCCAGCGTATACCTTAACCAGGGAAAAACAGATGCAGCCGTCAACCAGATGAAACAACTGATTCAGGTGGCTCCTTATGAACTGGATGAATACAGCAAACTGATAAAATATTACTTTGCCAGCCAGCAATACGATTCTGCTATTCATTACCTCAACATACAACGGCAGATCAGTCCTTATTACCATCTGCCGCTGGGAGACCTGGGCCATTGTTATCTCCAGAAAAAAGAAACCGATTCCGCTATCGCATATTTCAGGAAAGCGCTGGCTTTATATGCCGGAGGCTTCGACTACCGCGAACAACTGCGTATGCTGGAAAATAAGCCGCAGGTAGACAAATATTTTCCTGCGCTGGATTATTACAAGGAGATAGAAAAGTATATACAGCAACCCCACGACTCCACCCATGCCTATGCTTACATTTTTGACGAGAAAAATGTAATCGTATATCCGGAAGGAGCGGGGGAACAAACCTTTAACACTGCCGTTGTCGTTAATAACAAAAAGGGGATCGATCACTGGAAGGAGATTTCCATACCCTACAACAGTGTCTACCAGACCGTGTCTATAGTAAAAGCAGAAGTAATTAAACCGGGAGGCGCAAAGATTCCCGCTGAAACAGACGAGAATCAACTGGTATTCACCAAACTGAATGAAGGGGATGTGATCTACTACAGCTATAAGGTGAAAAGCACCGGAAGCGGCCGCCTTGGCCGTGAATACTGGGATAAATTCTATTTCGCTGACTTCATGCCGGTCAATATCTCCAGTTATAATTTGCTGATAGCTGACACCATCCCCCTGAATTATGAATATGTGAATGGCGGTAATATCAAGCCAAAGATAACACAGCACGAAAAGTTTAAACTGTACAGCTGGAGGGAAGACAATATTCCGCCGGTACGGAATGAAAGTTATATGCCCAGCATCAATGATGTGGGAAAGGTACTGCACCTTTCTACTGTCAAAAACTGGGATGTAATAGCGGAATGGTACAGTGATGTTACACGCGAACAATCGAAGGAAGATTTTGAGATCAATGAAGCCTTCAGGGAATTGTTCCCGGCAGGAGTAAGCGGCCTGGACGATCTGGCCAAAGCCCGGAAAATTTATGAGTTCATAGAGAAAAATATTTCCTACAGCTCTGTTTCATTCCGGCAGGGCGCCTACGTCCCCCAAAAAGCAGGAAAAACCCTGTTAACGAAACTGGGAGACTGTAAGGATTTGTCGACACTCTTCCTTGCATTTGCCCGCAAAGCCGGCTTGCCGGCAAACCTGATCCTGGTGAGCACCAGGAGATACGGTCAGCGCAACATGCAGCTGCCATCGCTGGATTTTAACCACTGTATCATCAGCTTCAAAGCAAACAACAAAACATACTACCAGGAACTGACGGACAATACGCTTCCCTTTAATGCACTGCCTGGCAGGCTGGTAGGCGCACAGGTGCTCAACATCCCTTACGAATACAAGGCGGGAGAGAAAATCACCACCTTGCCGTTGGATAACTTCACCTCCAATATAATACGCCGCCGGATGGACATTACGCTGGAAGACAATAGCCTCAGCGCTAAATCAAGCTGCGCGTATATCGGTGAAGTGGCTGCGGCCATGAGAAGTACCTATCAGCATGCCACCAGCGAAGAGGCAAGGGACGCTATACAAAATAATGTCAGCAGCTCATTCAAAAAACAAGTAGTGCTGGACAGCCTGTCATTCAGAAATCTCGATAACCTGTCAGATACCGTTTGGCTGGATACCTATTTCACGGTAAAAGACGAAGTGATCAGCGTAGGAGACTTCAGCATGATCAAGCCTACTTTTATGGACGTAGTTGCCACCGCGAATATCTTTACGCCGCTGCCCAGACAACATCCGTTTGAATATGCCGACTATGAATCGATAGAAGATTATTATACCGACCTGGTGGTACATTTACCGGCAGGAAAGAAATTTGAACAGGTCCCCTCCGGCACCAGCCTGCGGCTAAATGACATGAATTACACACTGGACTTTAAAAAGACGGACGACAACAACCTGATTATCAACAGACATTTTAAAACAAAAAGTAATACAACGATCGCCCCCGCCGCATTTAAGGAACTGGAAACATTTTTCAACGGCATTATCAAAGAGGAGCAGAAATACATCTCATTCAAATAA
- a CDS encoding RNA polymerase sigma factor: protein MNMSGERDEQVLLASAATGDETAFEALFRKYGRKLYSFMLPLNGAAAAEDIVQEVFFKLWKERDKLAAITHFNSYLFRMAQNQAINDFRKMARATLLPIEEAGRQETTPATDSNEEIEFKALRERVHEIIGSLPPQQRKVYLLNREQGLKHKEIAELLNISPSTVNKHLVQALHALRTGLGNHTDLLPVFFLLLSFSEKSPF from the coding sequence ATGAATATGTCAGGTGAGCGGGATGAACAGGTACTGTTGGCTTCGGCGGCTACAGGAGACGAAACAGCTTTTGAAGCACTTTTCAGGAAGTACGGACGGAAGCTGTATAGTTTCATGCTGCCGCTGAACGGCGCCGCGGCTGCAGAAGACATCGTGCAGGAAGTGTTCTTCAAACTCTGGAAAGAACGTGATAAACTGGCGGCTATCACGCACTTCAACAGTTATCTTTTCCGCATGGCGCAAAACCAGGCCATCAACGATTTCCGGAAAATGGCCAGGGCTACGCTCTTACCCATAGAAGAAGCCGGCCGGCAGGAAACAACACCGGCTACGGATTCCAACGAAGAAATAGAATTCAAGGCCCTGCGCGAACGGGTACACGAAATTATCGGCTCCCTGCCTCCGCAGCAACGCAAAGTATATCTCCTGAACAGGGAACAGGGCCTGAAACACAAAGAAATTGCCGAGCTGCTGAATATTTCCCCTTCCACCGTGAATAAACACCTGGTACAGGCGCTCCACGCATTGCGCACGGGTTTGGGCAATCATACCGACCTGCTGCCGGTATTCTTTCTGTTGCTCAGCTTTTCTGAAAAGTCCCCCTTCTGA
- a CDS encoding FecR family protein, with the protein MSEGRIDDLVAKFFQQTCTPAEKRELAAWIEQSADDAALQRVLERAWAHYEPVADLTPTASSRILDDILGRQEETGPVTARIRPMRRTWRYVAAAVTIVALAGGYIVWKSRPQTPPAPAVAQAVKKDVAPPGGNRATLTMADGSVIPLDSTMNNTVIAGSNVRIVKTDSGLVTYQQLAVQGAKPSYNTLAVPAGGQFRVILADGTKVWLNAMSSLRYPDMFPEGTRKVELTGEAYFEVSASAAQPFLVKVNDMELTVLGTSFNVMAYPDEAFVNTTLLSGKVVVKHHNVSLPLKQGYQAALNRRTGQVTITQADTNEAIAWKNGRFLFNGTPIKEIMLQLSRWYNIEVIYAGEVNEQFYAEIPRFANAAEALRILELTGKVHFRLEGRRVTVYP; encoded by the coding sequence ATGTCCGAAGGAAGAATAGATGACCTTGTGGCGAAATTTTTTCAGCAGACCTGTACGCCGGCTGAGAAAAGAGAACTGGCCGCCTGGATAGAACAGTCCGCCGACGATGCTGCGCTGCAGCGGGTGCTGGAGCGTGCATGGGCCCATTACGAGCCTGTGGCGGACCTGACGCCCACGGCTTCTTCCCGGATACTGGACGATATCCTGGGCAGGCAGGAAGAGACAGGGCCGGTAACCGCCCGCATACGCCCGATGCGCAGGACGTGGCGATATGTCGCCGCCGCCGTGACCATCGTGGCACTGGCAGGCGGGTATATCGTGTGGAAGTCACGCCCGCAGACACCTCCCGCACCGGCGGTGGCCCAGGCGGTGAAGAAGGACGTTGCGCCACCGGGTGGCAACAGGGCCACGCTGACTATGGCCGACGGATCGGTGATCCCGCTGGACAGCACCATGAACAACACCGTCATAGCCGGGAGTAACGTGCGTATCGTTAAAACGGACAGCGGGCTGGTGACCTATCAGCAGCTGGCCGTACAGGGAGCCAAACCATCCTATAATACGCTGGCAGTCCCCGCAGGCGGGCAATTCAGGGTAATCCTGGCAGACGGCACCAAAGTATGGCTCAACGCGATGAGCAGCCTGCGTTATCCGGACATGTTCCCGGAAGGAACACGAAAAGTGGAACTCACCGGCGAAGCCTACTTCGAAGTATCGGCCAGCGCCGCCCAACCGTTCCTCGTAAAAGTAAACGACATGGAGCTGACCGTGCTGGGGACCAGCTTCAATGTGATGGCCTACCCCGACGAGGCATTTGTGAACACCACGCTGCTTAGCGGCAAAGTAGTGGTAAAACATCATAACGTCAGCCTGCCGCTGAAGCAGGGCTATCAGGCAGCCCTCAACAGGCGCACGGGGCAGGTGACCATTACACAGGCAGACACCAATGAAGCGATAGCCTGGAAAAACGGCAGGTTCCTTTTTAACGGTACCCCGATAAAGGAGATCATGCTGCAATTAAGCCGATGGTATAATATAGAAGTAATATATGCAGGAGAGGTGAATGAACAGTTTTATGCGGAGATACCTCGCTTTGCCAATGCGGCCGAAGCGTTAAGGATTCTGGAACTTACCGGAAAAGTACATTTCCGGCTGGAAGGACGGCGTGTAACCGTGTATCCCTGA
- a CDS encoding SusC/RagA family TonB-linked outer membrane protein, producing the protein MKLSAVIMLAACLQLSATGYSQRLQLSLNDAPVSKVFSELHRQSGYTFVYTASQLRQTEKVTLNLKDVTLMQALDSCLRNQPLAYTIQDNMVIIRERPIPPPPPIRVAGFIYDENGQPVPGVSVGVKGTTKGAITNANGEFILPEVAPDAVLVVSSIGYQPQEVPVNSRPAIKVVLKIAPQALDEKVVIGYGSARRRDLTGSIAKVASVQPEQNMSSNTVNGLQGRVAGLFVKQGDSRPGAVPQFTIRGIQTLQTEVGGGSNPLMVIDGLVVDAAGTGANANYNLANLNPQDIESIEVLKDAASSAIYGARGAQGVILITTKKGNFNSKPNVNVNAYWGVTKAVFNYNPLNTQEYGMMFREARNNRISDIDKQLAGGGLTPDQIASLNTEKGLMQAQIDNLGLGTADNNWLKKITPSLAMTRNIQTSVSGGTDRTTYYLSFGQYSEENSIGKGRFSRYSGKLAVTQKLFNWFKAGADIAISSVLDKDIDMMGSPLANAMGARPDTPDSIKYNSDGTYGYWYGLQEHPYARRDGYTSARRTWNYVGNFFGEITLPKNFSFRTMLAASKSDVTEETFDNPISYMGQARRGVYQNIGNKGLRYTWNNVLSYRYQLDKWRGDAVLGQEYTDNSYNTSGYSLIGFPATPSLWKPGNASAFDNSYASRNREFRENSQSFFLRTNMSWDHKYLFSASLRRDGSSKLKDFRYAWFPAVSAGWVVSSEPFMKEQKWISYLKVRTSYGITGNIRPLGLTDVTSLLATQTYLNAPALQLNARLGNPALKWERTRQQDIGLEARFLNDRLSATIEYYSKKTDGLLSSVLIPSSSGGFTSQRVNLGAMDNRGVDIAINYSSAASGANSFKWNVGMVGNINRNRITQLRDSIMNYAGYYPGGPMGFVVMGQPVGMLQMYNAQGVDPQTGDVIYEDTNKDGVINQADMIYLPVAQPKFSGGFNAEASWKGFSASAQFVYTVGNKIYNLSDQFARFYGLSDETGVMENMPDWVLDRWTKPGDNSHYPRAVTGPHGAGQTTDWNSRPSTLYLFSGSYLRFKNFTLGYDFAGRIVKNRMFEQLRLYGAVQNIFILKDKGLKTGDPEQALENGVQQAIVPMPRTVSIGINARF; encoded by the coding sequence ATGAAGTTATCCGCCGTTATTATGCTGGCGGCCTGTTTACAACTCAGTGCCACCGGCTATTCGCAGCGATTACAACTGTCTCTGAACGACGCGCCTGTCAGCAAGGTATTCAGTGAGCTACACCGGCAATCGGGGTATACTTTCGTGTATACCGCGTCACAGCTGCGTCAGACAGAAAAAGTTACGTTAAACCTGAAGGACGTTACGCTGATGCAGGCGCTGGACAGCTGCCTGCGCAATCAGCCGCTCGCCTATACCATCCAGGATAACATGGTGATTATCCGGGAACGTCCCATCCCGCCACCGCCGCCTATCCGCGTGGCAGGCTTCATCTATGATGAGAACGGGCAACCGGTGCCGGGCGTGTCTGTCGGCGTAAAAGGCACCACTAAAGGCGCCATCACCAATGCCAACGGAGAGTTTATCCTGCCGGAGGTAGCGCCCGACGCTGTACTGGTGGTGTCTTCCATTGGTTACCAACCGCAGGAAGTACCGGTCAATAGCCGGCCCGCCATTAAGGTAGTGCTGAAAATCGCGCCGCAGGCGCTTGATGAAAAAGTGGTGATCGGTTATGGCTCCGCCAGAAGGAGAGACCTGACCGGCTCCATCGCCAAGGTGGCTTCCGTACAGCCGGAACAGAATATGTCGTCCAACACGGTCAACGGCCTGCAGGGCCGCGTGGCCGGTCTGTTCGTGAAACAGGGCGACTCCAGGCCCGGAGCTGTTCCTCAGTTCACCATCAGGGGGATACAGACGCTGCAGACAGAAGTGGGCGGCGGTTCCAATCCCCTGATGGTAATAGACGGACTGGTGGTAGATGCCGCCGGCACCGGCGCTAATGCCAACTATAACCTGGCCAACCTCAACCCGCAGGATATTGAGTCCATAGAAGTGCTGAAAGACGCTGCTTCTTCAGCGATATATGGTGCAAGAGGCGCACAGGGCGTTATATTGATCACTACCAAAAAAGGTAATTTCAACAGCAAACCGAATGTTAACGTGAACGCCTATTGGGGCGTCACCAAAGCTGTTTTCAACTACAACCCGCTGAACACGCAGGAATACGGAATGATGTTCCGCGAAGCGCGAAACAACCGTATCAGCGATATCGACAAACAACTGGCCGGTGGCGGACTGACACCCGACCAGATTGCCAGCCTGAACACTGAAAAAGGGCTCATGCAGGCGCAGATCGATAACCTCGGGCTGGGCACGGCAGACAACAACTGGCTGAAGAAGATCACCCCTTCACTGGCGATGACCAGGAATATACAGACCAGCGTATCCGGCGGTACCGACAGGACCACCTACTACCTTTCCTTCGGACAATATTCCGAAGAAAATTCTATCGGGAAAGGACGTTTTTCCCGCTACTCCGGTAAGCTGGCCGTTACCCAGAAACTATTCAACTGGTTCAAAGCAGGGGCAGATATCGCCATCTCCAGTGTACTGGACAAAGACATTGACATGATGGGCTCTCCTCTCGCCAATGCCATGGGAGCCAGGCCTGATACGCCCGATTCCATTAAATATAACAGCGACGGTACCTACGGTTACTGGTACGGACTGCAGGAACATCCCTATGCAAGAAGGGATGGCTATACCAGCGCCAGACGCACCTGGAACTATGTCGGCAACTTCTTCGGGGAAATCACCCTGCCGAAGAACTTCTCCTTCCGCACCATGCTGGCTGCCTCAAAGAGCGACGTGACAGAAGAAACGTTCGATAACCCGATTAGCTATATGGGGCAGGCCCGGCGTGGAGTTTATCAAAATATTGGCAACAAGGGACTGCGCTACACCTGGAACAACGTCCTGAGCTACCGTTACCAGCTCGACAAATGGAGAGGCGATGCGGTACTGGGACAGGAATACACCGATAACAGCTATAACACCAGCGGCTACTCGCTGATCGGTTTCCCTGCCACGCCAAGCCTCTGGAAACCAGGCAACGCCTCCGCGTTTGACAACAGCTATGCCTCCAGGAACCGCGAGTTCCGCGAAAACTCGCAATCATTTTTCCTGCGTACCAACATGAGCTGGGACCATAAATACCTGTTCAGTGCTTCCCTCAGGAGAGACGGTTCTTCCAAACTGAAAGACTTCCGCTACGCCTGGTTCCCGGCAGTTTCCGCAGGCTGGGTGGTCAGCAGCGAACCTTTCATGAAAGAACAAAAATGGATCAGCTACCTGAAAGTACGTACCAGCTACGGTATCACCGGTAATATCCGTCCGCTTGGCTTAACAGACGTCACCAGCCTGCTTGCCACGCAAACCTACCTGAACGCCCCGGCCCTGCAACTGAATGCCCGGCTGGGTAATCCGGCGCTTAAATGGGAGCGCACCCGGCAACAGGACATTGGCCTGGAAGCACGTTTCCTTAACGACCGCTTAAGCGCCACCATTGAGTATTACAGCAAGAAAACCGACGGTTTGCTTTCTTCCGTTCTCATCCCTTCATCCAGCGGCGGCTTCACCAGTCAACGCGTAAACCTCGGCGCCATGGACAACCGCGGCGTGGACATTGCCATCAACTACAGCAGCGCTGCTTCCGGCGCCAACAGCTTCAAATGGAACGTCGGCATGGTGGGCAATATCAACCGTAACCGCATTACACAGCTGCGCGACAGCATCATGAACTATGCCGGCTATTACCCCGGCGGCCCGATGGGCTTCGTCGTCATGGGACAGCCTGTAGGCATGCTGCAGATGTACAACGCACAGGGGGTAGATCCGCAAACAGGAGATGTGATATACGAAGACACCAACAAAGACGGTGTGATCAACCAGGCGGACATGATCTATCTGCCGGTAGCGCAGCCTAAATTCAGCGGCGGTTTTAATGCCGAAGCTTCCTGGAAAGGTTTCAGCGCCTCCGCGCAGTTCGTTTATACCGTCGGTAACAAGATCTACAACCTCAGCGACCAGTTCGCCCGCTTTTATGGCCTGAGCGATGAAACCGGCGTGATGGAAAACATGCCCGACTGGGTACTGGACCGCTGGACCAAACCCGGTGACAACAGTCACTACCCGCGCGCGGTAACCGGGCCTCACGGCGCCGGACAAACGACCGACTGGAACAGCAGGCCATCTACCTTATACCTGTTCAGCGGCTCTTACCTCCGCTTCAAAAACTTTACGCTGGGCTATGATTTCGCCGGAAGGATCGTGAAGAACAGGATGTTCGAACAGTTACGGTTATACGGAGCCGTGCAGAACATCTTTATCCTTAAAGACAAAGGTCTGAAAACGGGAGACCCCGAACAGGCGCTGGAAAACGGCGTACAGCAGGCGATTGTGCCCATGCCGCGTACCGTTTCCATCGGTATCAACGCCCGGTTCTGA